One region of Pleuronectes platessa chromosome 18, fPlePla1.1, whole genome shotgun sequence genomic DNA includes:
- the gja4 gene encoding gap junction protein alpha 4, producing the protein MSRADWSFLEHLLEEGQEYSTGLGRIWLTVLFLFRMLVLGAAAESAWDDEQADFVCNTRQPGCTPVCYDKAFPISHFRYFVLQVIFVSTPTIFYFGYVAIRAGKDKEKEEEESGVSKIGDGSNKKVTKSTAEEKEKQVEGGKGKKAEKATPEAPKLKGRLLCAYALSILVKVLLEAGFIVGLWILYNGFIIQAKFECTGFPCPYTVDCFVSRPTEKTIFTIYTQVIATVSLLLNLMELLHLLQLAISHQLEKRYSAKRREYLPQPEQVPAGQQTPELQAAVSQSYTAGGHTSLPMQSEATCHSNPHESYGDLASEATWGPGEAGSDLLPSYVNCMGAMRSHSPRVHYKKQAHHTAKNSKGAHKGQSKLKHYV; encoded by the coding sequence ATGTCCAGAGCTGACTGGTCCTTCCTGGAGCATCTGCTGGAGGAGGGCCAAGAGTACTCGACTGGCCTCGGCCGTATCTGGCTCACCGTGCTCTTCCTGTTTCGTATGTTGGTATTGGGAGCTGCTGCCGAATCTGCCTGGGATGACGAGCAGGCCGACTTCGTCTGCAACACGCGCCAACCTGGTTGCACCCCCGTGTGCTACGACAAGGCCTTCCCCATTTCCCACTTTCGCTACTTTGTCCTCCAAGTCATCTTCGTGTCCACGCCGACCATCTTCTATTTCGGATATGTGGCTATAAGGGCCGGGAAGGAcaaggaaaaagaggaagaggagagtggCGTAAGTAAAATAGGAGATGGGAGCAATAAGAAAGTGACTAAAAGCactgcagaggagaaggagaaacaagTGGAGGGGGGGAAAGGTAAAAAAGCTGAAAAGGCTACTCCTGAGGCCCCTAAACTGAAAGGCAGGCTGCTGTGCGCGTACGCATTAAGCATCCTCGTAAAAGTCCTCCTGGAGGCTGGCTTCATCGTGGGGCTGTGGATCCTCTACAACGGCTTCATCATACAAGCCAAGTTTGAGTGCACAGGGTTCCCCTGTCCTTACACGGTGGACTGCTTCGTCTCTCGGCCCACGGAGAAGACCATCTTCACCATCTACACACAGGTGATCGCTACCGTCTCCCTGCTCCTCAACCTCATggagctcctccacctccttcagcTCGCCATCTCCCACCAGCTGGAGAAGCGCTACAGTGCCAAGCGGCGAGAATACCTTCCTCAGCCTGAGCAAGTACCGGCCGGACAGCAGACTCCAGAACTTCAGGCGGCTGTGTCACAGTCTTACACAGCAGGGGGTCACACCAGCCTCCCAATGCAGAGTGAGGCTACATGCCACTCCAATCCCCATGAGAGCTACGGGGATCTGGCCAGTGAGGCGACCTGGGGCCCTGGGGAAGCAGGGAGTGACCTGCTTCCTAGTTATGTGAACTGCATGGGCGCAATGAGGTCACATTCGCCAAGAGTCCATTATAAAAAACAAGCGCATCACACAGCTAAAAACAGTAAGGGTGCCCATAAGGGCCAGTCAAAGCtgaaacattatgtttga